TTTTCCATCCTCCCTTATTTGCTAATTGGCTATCGGTTGCTTTTTATGACTTTCAAATCTCTTACCACATTATCATCTTTTCTGTCATGTCCCTATAgtccccttctttcttctcttctctcttcATCCAACCTCGTTGTAGTTCATCTTCTTTTTTCGTCATTCTTTAACTCCTTACTAttcctttttttccctcatAGTTAGTCTCTAGCTTCCTATCCTTGACTTCCAATATTTCTCTATTATATTTCTCTATTATTCAAAATATAACTTAACATATGTTTATGTTACACTATTATAAagttgtaaggatcgaagacaaccaatcgaaaagccaatcgataagcaattaaaagatcacaaatgtaacagtaagtaaaaggaaagaattgcaaaccaattaactacccagctcctcttgagcttcaaacaagctacttcaaattgatgaattacaatcactcttgtgtacaaaggaaggttcacctcctccttgccccgaactccctcggtcaagccaggacgttttactatccctcaggacaaccctcacagagctacactcatgaagtattcactcacaaatgaaaagcttacaatgaacctcacaccactaagactacaaatcttctttgaagagtattttctcactaaaatctctctagatcttttgtatcttcagtgtgccaaagttgtttgaagtatctgaccaatcactatttatataggaccaagaaagagtctcattaaagcttccaacggatagaaagtagctgaagagtcaactagccgttggagtgtcgaacgtccgatagccctgttttatgcgtccgacagcaggcagtgagtttcagagattttcttcaattctttcggacgtccggtgcaagctctttgtgcttccgacagcaaacaaacagatttgagaaattatcttgtttctatcggacgtccggtagaaacatattcagcgtccgatagtttcgtcgacttcgaaggatcctatcggacgtccgaagcatgcgtccgaaattgtgcaatgattatcggacgtccgatcctgacttcttgagcgtccgacagcttcagcatactttgtcatctttcaattgtacttgatctttggaactaatttgcttcataactgaatagatcttttaagagacattagtaacatccatttgttttgtaaacatcaaaagatagggatcaagatcaacaaaagTAAATTTCACTGGTAAAAACACCAAATTTAGTTATTTTTcatattaaatttgaattgaatgatttcaaattttcaaagaaGAAATATTGTCATTGAATCTACATTCAACCTCCAAATTGAAgagttaaattttgaaacaaaaaaaattccataACTTGTAGTTTGGTTTTACGATTTTaaaatatacttatatttgtactttcaaaataactttgaaaagataaaatttgaagcaaaagaaaaaaagaaaatcataaccttcaatttgatttaatattttTACAATATATTAACTTTACCTCTCACAATATGAAAAGCATATAAAACTTAAGATTGATCACAATAGTTGCAAGTATTGACAtttaaaaatgcaaatgaaaaacTGATAATATCTTATAAAACCTTAACTactacaaaaaaatatataaaaatgacTTAACAATTGCATATTTACATAtgaagaaaacaataaaaatacataaaataattaatcaTACCCAAGATGATTCTTAGCATTTGGGTTTTGCACTCTTATTCATATTTAATTAAGGTCAAATTTGGatcaaatatatacaaatttAATAGATATATAGTTTAGGGTCAAAAGTTCTATATGGTTTCTTTAAATTGCATtgttattcttttttatttttggtagaattggtgttgtttttattattgtttttcatcaaaaatagagatttcaaataaaaattttcatgttgAAATGCTAGTAGTACTTTGctttttatttagtaatttcaTAATTTAGCGTTCACGAATGGtaccattcttgatttttttcgaTCCATGACCgatgaatattattttcttttttgttttctatataaTTTGCCTTTTTAGTTAGGATTACTAAGTTGAAGGATAAAATattgttatttactttttaCTTTGAGTAAGTTTAGTGATGTTTCCTCTTTATTTACCTCATATTAAtagatttcaaatcaaattcctATATAAGTGGATCCACTTCTtactttttaaattcaaaagacATGAAAGgatatataacaattaaaaaattttaaaattctatataaaaaggaaaagaataaggAGTTAGAAGTATTCTGatttaatcatcataaaaacCCTCCCTACAATACATATAGATTATTTTAAGTCTTTCTCCAAAACTTTACGAGCAACTATCACCCAAATATGAAAGTAATAAGCTAACCATTAGTACTCGCCTTGTTTTGAGCACGAAAGAAGTTCAAATCTtccttccattttccttttaatctTCATTTGCTCCTCGTACCtcaattattcaaaaaaaaaattatatatggCAACAAGCTCAATTGAAGCGCCAATACTTTTTTTGATTCGATTCTAAGTCCCATAATTAGTTGCTGCTATGACAATCACCGGTGTAGAGACTTATTGCACTTCTGTTCTATGAAGCTTAGATTGCAAAATATTGATTCAAAGACTTTTCTTCTTTAGACAAATTATTATGCTTTTTATCTATTTGTATTAAGTTGATTTTAAACTCCATTATAGATTAGATTTAGAAGGCTATTTTCATATTTTGGTGAATCATCGAGTTTTTGATCCAAACACCAAAAACTCCAAACCGACTGCAtaatcatgattttgaaaatgtgaaGCTGGATATtcaaattaaaaatgaaaataaggatCCGAATGTAAATAATTATACGAGTCCCATGGTTTACTTGGTTAACTTTAAGGGATAATgtcaaaaacctcccctgaggttccTAAAAATTTCACTGAGCTCCTTTGAGGTATGAAAAATTTCACATACCTCCTTtgtcatttaaaatgataattttacccttaaatattttaatgaaattcccttatttggtatgcttatacttagaatgagttttaaaattatttttttattctttttccatctcattcctttttttttaatttgttgccaataaaactgtagaattactattattacttctagttttatttgtaaCCAAATATcgaactagtgatttttttgacgagttaattttatatataatcaAATGTTTTTActgatctttgttttctattttttggtattaaaattaacaataaataaaaaaaatagccaAAATCACTACCAAATTATAATAATCCCACTACccgaaaaattcaaaaattctaaatgaattatttcaacattttcttttctatcttataaatctaaatccataataaagtaccatcaaaagtatcttatcatagtgataaaattattattataattgttTATTAAATAGTAGGTATAGACATGAAAAATTTGGcacatttttcttataattatactagataatcttataattgtatagaaaaataaattaaaactcattacacatgggcatttttggatattcatttaaaaaattgaccaagtcaatattattttaagattttgttactaaaactatcaaatcaagggaggtaagtatAGTTAATCAAACCTCAAGGGAGCTCAGTGAAattatcagaaacctcaagggaggtttctgaaattatccctaactTTAATCGCTTCTCTCATTACTGATCAAGCATCTTTACACACTTCCTCCTGCAGTTCACTCTCATAGTCTCATTGCTAAAGGATGAGGGCCCCCTTCCCGACAACCATAACCCCGACCCAAACCCGAATAGGCTGGGTAGGCATAGGCGTGATGGGCTCCGCCATGGCCTCCCGCCTCCTCTCTGCCGGCTACTCCGTCACTGTCTATGCCCGAACCCCGTCAAAGGCCGCCCCTCTCCAATCCAAAGGGGCCCATCTGGCTCCCTCCGTCGCCGACCTCGCCCGTGCAAGTGATGTCGTCTTCACGATGCTGGGACACCCATCAGATGTTCGACAAATTGTGCTAGAGAACCTTGTCCCTTCTCTCAATCCCAACAGCGTTATTATTGATCACACTAGCAGCCACCCCACCCTGGCTAAGCAGATTTATGATTCTGCCCTTGAAAGACACTGCCACTCCGTTGACGCCCCAGTTTCCGGAGGCGACATCGGAGCGAGAGATGGCAAACTGGCGATATTAGCCGGGGGAGACGAGGATGTTGTGAAGTGGTTAAAACCACTGTTTGATGAAATGGGGAGGGTGACTTATGTTGGCGGCCCTGGGAAGGGACAGCATTGTAAAATAGCGAATCAGATAACCACTGGGGCGAATTTACTTGGGCTGAGTGAAGGGCTGGTTTTCGCGGAGAAAGCCggtttggacaaattgaagtTTGTGGAGGCTGTGAGAGGCGGTGCAGCTGGATCAATGGTGATGGAGTTGTTCGGGGACAGGATGATCAAGAAGGACTTCAAGCCTGGTGGGTTCGCGGAATATATGGTGAAGGACTTGGGAATGGGAGTGGATGTTGGGGAAGAGGAAAGGGATGAAGTGATGGTATTGCCTGGTGCTGCATTGACTAAACAATTGTTTGCTTCTATGGTGGCTAATGGGGGTGGGAAGCTGGGCACCCAGGGGCTAATATCTGTCATTGAGAAGATAAATGGCAGTTAAGATAACAAAGTGAAATCATAGCTTCAAGCAAATATCAAGTTGAGGTTCTGTTTTCCTGGATAGCACACCAGCTAAGCTTGAAATCAGCTTTTAAGTTCCTGTCTTCGATCATATATGATCAAGTACTTGCTTTTGCATCGATCATATATGATCAAGTACTTGCTTTTGCATTTGTAATTTAGTTGCATTCTTTATATTATTCGTGATGCAGAATTCTTGGTATAAAGAATTGGTGGATCTTAATTAGACGAATAAGGCCGACTTAGTATTGGTAATAAACCAAGGCTGTGACTTTTACTTggtgtgtgtgcgtgtgtttGGTTAAAGGATGTACCAATAGGACTAGAAAATCACAAGATATGTCTTGAGAGATACAAGGTCTATGGaggaaatatcaaaaaaaatttagtgcAACTGTTAATTTCTTTGCTTGTTCTCGATAACTTGTAGCACTACCGGTTAAAAgcgcaaaagaaaaaaaaaatacccaaGGAATTACACTCCTCGATCATTTTGTAGTAGAATTGAGGAAAAATGGAGTACTTCAACCCACAATTGAGGAAAAAAGAGATTGATTTTGATTGAGTTAGTTGAAGAAGGGTTGAATGTCAAATGTGTACATccaattaccaaaaaaaaaagaaccatcTCTTCAATTTGTTTTATATCTATATATAAAACGAAAATTGGGACCCTGACGAGCATAAACCCGTTAAATAAAAAACCTTACATGACTTAAATTTAACATAATAGAACGACCATCTTTACTCTTCAAACTTCAATACCTTTCTTTTCGACTCCaatttttgttgaatttgattAATTTCCTGTTTGAAGATGAAATTGATCAAAAAATTAATAGTTTAAATACTAAAAGTCTTATACTAAAAAGTTTAAGAATGAAATGTATCCATGACCCAAAAATTAGGAATAAAAATTGGCATTTTCCCCCATTTGTTACTTTGGAAGCCCTTTTACTTCACTCCTCAAGCTGCTCTTTGTTTCATCATTTGAGATCCAACTGTTTTTgccctatttcttttttttttttccccttgttaggtaaaattaatttttttagacGTGAACAAGTAGgtaaaaatatgattaaaagTACGTATGTCAAAAAACTTGACAATTAGATTTCGGAGAGAATAATTAAAGCAGATTACAACAAATCAAATTAAGTGGCCTCCCAAAGTTCATTAGTCTTTAGATACTTGTATATCTTATTGTAGCCTTTGAGATAGGAGTCCTCAAGTCCCAATTCTCAACTCATTTCTTTGAAGGAACAAAAAAGTTTGCCCTTGCCAATCTTGGTGTTGAAAAGTTCCACCAGCCCCGGATCCACGTTGAAAGCAGATTGTAGCACCGAGGGATCCATTGCTTTCCAAACTGTTGTTTCCCCAGCTAGCTCGGCAAAATATGGCCTGTAACAAACATACATAAATAATAGTAGTAAATAGTAAATAATAAGAATCTCCAACaattactcattttttttaatgaaaataagAATTGTGATTTTaagtagaaaaatttttacgcTTTCCATGAATATATttcttaatcatttttttttatttcacatgtaTCAAGTTGctacagtatatttttctataaaaaaaaactaaaaataagaaTCCAAACGGAATTATTATCCTATCTTTTTATTTCTGCGTTATGTATAATTATCTCCACCCCTTATAAATACTTCACAATTATTTCAAGTCTTTGTCCATAACTTTACGGGCAATTATCACCTAACCAGCGTTCATTTGAGAAAGATGCACGTTCAAAAGTCGGTAAGATGTGAAAAATCTTTTAGAAATTGTATCAATCGGCACGAAGAAGAAAACTGTAAATCttcaagattaaaaaaaaaaaaaacttcttacGCTAACGATGTGACGACACAGAAATACTCCAATCCCTCCTCATCCGCAATCTTGGCAACAGGGAGGAACTTAGGCACGACGCATAACTGCCCGCTCTGCACTTTGGCTGCCAATGCATTCTTACCATTCAATCCCGCGATTTCAACAACGCCGCTGCCTTTGGTGATAAAAATCAATTGGAAGGATGCATCGGCGGTATACATCGGGGTTGACATGGAGAACGGATCCAATTTCGCAAAATTAGCACTTAGTCCCACTTTCttcagaaaaggaaaattttcagcagtaGCAATGGTAAGTGATCCGCCCTGATTCACGTGGATGCTGGGCTTTGCGCTTTCAAAGTTGTATAACATATTGATGTTAGCATCTTTGCATGGATCTGGCAACGTCTGATTCTTTGCAAGTTTGACAATCAAAGAACCAGTTTGACTTTTAAGGAGCTGGTCTGATTCATCTTGGGTGAGATCGAAAGCTCTAGTGATAAAGTCAGTTGAGAAACCCCCGAGAACACCCTGGACTCCTGCCAAGAAGAAATAGTCAAACTGGGCAGGAGTATAAGTTTGAGCAGTTTCACCCAAGAATACTATTTCCACGTCAGAGTTGTCTTCCCCGGCATTATACCACCACGAGACTGAACCCAAAGGCACCGGGATTGCATCTCCCTTCTTAGGAGCTAAAACAACTTCTTTTGGGCTGTTTGGTAGTACGATTCCAACCCTACCGCTACCTGCAGTTAATACATACACAgtgcataaaaaaaaataatacattatatatatatatatatatatatatatatatatatatataggcccTAATCCAAGGATGGCcagaatgaaatttaaaaagagCTATATTTAGTTCATGCAGTTCTACTTTTACCTTGAACAAAGTAACCGATCTTGTGGCAGTCAGCATAATGGGGTAGAGCGAAACCCCGAGGACGCAAGACAAGCTTACCAGCACCTAACTTAGCCTCACTCAGTAAGGGAAACAGGGAAGCTGACCAAGTGTAGTATCCACCGCCTTCTCCCTCGAAGATAGTTACATCAGTAAACTGGGGTGCTAAGTTCACAGATGCCATGGCCGGTTGAAGACTTGTGgagataaaaagaagaaatggaaatactACTGTAACGGGAGAATGAAAAGGGAAAGTAGCAATACAAGACTTCAGCTAAAAACAGAATGAAACAGATTATATAGAGCTAGAGCAACTGGTCCGACGAAGGACGCAGTTGAGAACTTGAGATGTCATCCATTTATTTTATGGACGGTGCAGTCCTGAAGGGCTCCAACTAGCAGCTATTAGAAGCGATTTGTCTCGTTCACTGACCCAAATTTAGCATTAAATGGTCCTTGATACATGTCTCCCCATCAATTTTACTGAcattttagatttcaaattttgattgtATTGATTGGATCTGTGCATATGTTCACATCAAACGTAACAACTGTTTTGATTCTCCGAGTCTGACGCTTTGTGATTACTAATTCAGCTAAACACGTTTCTTCATTTATGCCCAATGTGTCTACGTAATTAAATCAATGTTGTTAAATTCGGATCGAATAGTGACTCGACTAAAATATTGGGTTATGAATCAATTGGTCGAATCGATCGGATCGTTCTAAAAAACTTGCTGACGTCAATGTGAtgtcataattattttatatttttataaatttcaaaaatattgaaattaattCTTGGTTACATTCAACCAACCATataaaatgtttcaaaaatattagacttgcaatcaaatatacatctaaaaattatatataaaagtgTAAATTCATGGCTGAAATATGCCCGTTTTCCAAAACTActtgaaaaactaaattaagacaaattaatccaagtTGAAATTACTAATGCTAAATTGATAAAATGATAGAAATAAAAACTTCTTAATTTGGAAATCATTTAGGGAAGCGAGTAATTTTGGTGTTTACACTAAGTGAGTGgtattttcttattcttattaataaaagaaaattttacaatttaggtaattcaaattatgtttgggggaaaacaagaaagaaaaatttgaaaatcgaGTCAACCAATCGAATCGAGTCACTGATTTAGCTGATTTTGTAAGGTTTTGactaattttttatcaaaatgatTTTAAGCTATAAACCAGCTCCAAAATCAGGTCAATTCCCTATCGGATCGATCGGTCCAGTTCGAGTCTAACAACAGTTAATCAAATCATGTACGATGTTTCATACTTTCATTTACCTAATAAAATTTCCTAACTATGTTAACAGAGTGCATGCAAGTTTATGTGGCATTTCTTTCTGTATCCTAGTGGTATCTTTCAACCGGCAAGGGGAAAATTAATTTGTGCCTCGTTTATTCATATATTTGACAAACTGTATTTGAATGAATctggcagttttttttttttttttttagaaaaatgttatttgcactctcatttttattaatCGCACTCTCGctatcatttttatcatatagtttttatttattagactATATGACAAAACAAATAGTACAAGTGcaattaacaataaaaaaaaataaagtataaataatatgtttttcttttttttattacgACCAATCCACTTAAGAGAATAAAAACATGTCCAACCAAATCTTACAAAGAATCAAAATACTACTATATTTTTTGCTACAACGTGTTAGATAATTTAGATTATAGCAATTTGGTATATGTGATTCGATATTCAGatgaatgtttgtttggattgtgttttatttggaatatttttactggagcactttttgtgatgtgatgtgtgtgagataaaaaggtaattgggaagataaaaatatgtattggaaattgtaatgatgatgtaagcaaataaaattggggaaataaaacacaatccaaacaaacctactGCAATCCTTGCCGACGCAGTTTCGAATTTGTTCCAAaatctattttcttctttttatgaGATTTAGTCTCAATAAGAATGCTAGTTTTAAGTATCCACGTATTATGATATGAATAAATTACACCAATTCGTTACGTATGGGTGAGGAGAATCGAGCCAATTATAATTTGGCTTATTCAAGGGTCCCATTGATACACATGCAATGGGAATTTAACATATCAATTTGTCAATCATGAGAAGGAGCTTTTAAACCAAACTGTACTTTAGCCACATCCGCCCATTGAAGTACAATTTGACACGTTTGCTAAAAGGTACGCGttgagaaaaagcaaaaatggaCCCGATTCGCTCCAAACAATTCATGAATGTCCAAATTGAAGTATGAACGacaggtgttttttttttagtcaaaTCTCGATATTCAAATGCCACTCTCCTGTTTAGGCGATCCAGGACACAAAACATTGGGGAGTTACATTTTATTGCAAGAAAATTTCCAGGGAATTGTGATTTTATATGAAGAATGTCTTGTTACTCCTTATTGTTACTTGTaagagtttcttctttttctggtCAGTAAATGGTACAATTTGAAGCTATTCGACTTTTTGCTTTCTGGGTacaatttgaagcaaatgatCTGTGTTATTAGACGGTTGTGAGAAAGACGGAACAAAACTTTGAAACGGATACTGGAATGGATACAGGCTGCGTGAAAATGAATCCTATCTCCTGGTCCCATCCTGCAGTAATTGGTCCTGCGACAAATGCTGAGCAAAATGGAAGACTTTGCTAGCTGAGGATGTCTTGGCGCATCAAATACTCTCTAATCATGGGCACAAAAATTCCACATGGTTTGCCTAACATGAACCATAATAACAGTAGTATCATTCAAGGAGGCAACGTTATATCTTGATTCTCCAAAACGTGCAAAGGGCTGTTTACATTGCTTGATCCAGCCACCTGCAGTGTTCATTAATAACCTAAACAACAGTAgcggcattttttttttccaaatgatAACAAATTTTATAACCAAGCAGAAATTACAGAGTTGGAGCAACTGCTCTTACATCATTCTTGGCTAAACTAGTAAACCAAATTGGAAAGGAATCCTTCCAACTGATTTCGTCATACAAGCTTGTGGCAAATTTTGCCAGCTTATGAGACACACGATTGCCTTCTCTTTTGACAAAAGAGAAATGGCAAATATCAAAACCATGACTTAAAACCAAAACATCACTTAATATGGTCCCCGTGACTGGATCATCCACATTTCTCTCCCTAAGCTTGTCCACCATCAGTTTACAATCAGATTGTATTTCAACTTTGTTCCAGCCACACAATCTAGCCTTGATCACAACTTTTCTAATAGCTAAGGCCTCCTCCATTACTGGGATTCCGTTCCTGCTTTCACCAGCTGCCCAAGCCCCTACAACCTCTCCATCCTCCTTTCTGGCCACTACTCCCCACCCAATTCTTCTATCTTTTAACACCAAGGTTGCATCAGTGTTTAGTTTAATACAGCCCTGAGGGGGTGGAAGCCAACTACTTACCCCAGCTACCTGTTCCTTCTTCCTTTCCTCAGCATTAGCCACCCCCTTCCTAACATCTGTATACTCAGCCCACTCCTGCACAGCTTTACTAGCTGTTCTCCCAGGGCAGTTACTCCTATCATCAAACTGCACTTGGTTCCTTGATTTCCATATCTGCCAAAGTATATTCACTGTCAAAGCAATGTGGTTTCTTCCTTCCACTATGTCCTTTGCTTCCATCAAGCTATTCCACCAAAGCCAAAAGCTGTGCCTGAACTCTTTTAAACCATCCCAACAATTGGAGCTGCCTTCCATATATACTCTGCATGcctacaaaagaaaaacatgTGTTCCAAAGTTTCTGTCAACTCCCCACAACACCTGCATTTGTCCTCACCCTTACCTATTCTCCTTCTGATCACCTCGTTGACTGGTAAGACACCATGCAAACATTTCCAGATAAAATGTTTCAGTTTATGTTTGATGTCTAACCCTCATAGCACCCTCCAGGCTTTAGAGTTGGGTTCATTCCTGCTATTGCTGGCCTCTTGCTGATCCTTCCTTCTCAATTCCCAACTCATATCTCTAGCCAGCATATATCCAGTTCTGACAGAATACTGACCAGATTTGGTAAGTGGCCACACCAACTTATCCTTTCCAGCACATAGACTAATTGGAGTTCTTTCTATCCTCCTGCAGTCCTCCTCATTTAGCAAAGATTCCATCACAGCTCTGTTCCACTTCCCATTCTGGATCAGCTCATATACTTTATGGACATGACAACCTGTAGGCCTTTGAGTAGCCACCATACCCGTTCCTCCACCTGGTATCCACCTGTCCTTCCATATATCCACTGTTCTACCATTCCCTACTCTTTTCCTAGCTTCTCTTTCCATCACCTCCCTTGCACTCATTATGCTCTTCCAGATCCAGGAGTCACCTGCCCTTATCTGTGTCTTCCAAATAGATTCCCCTTTGAAGTACTTTCCCTTTAATACCTTACTCATCAACAGATTAGGTTGTGTCAGAATCCTCCATAACATCTTAGCCAACATGGCACTGTTAAAATCCTGCAAATCCCTAAAGCCCAAGCCACCATTCCCTTTAACAGCAGCTAACTTCCCCCATCCTACCCAATGAGTCTTCCTCTTTCCTTCACTCTCTCCCCACCAAAAGCAAGCCATTTCTCTACTTATATCTTGACACAAGCTCTTAAGCAATTCATAGCATAGGCAGGCATTGCTAATATCACAGATTTCAACAACACTTCCTTCCCAGCCTGACTCAACAGTTTTTTTTTCCACCCCTTAAGCTTTTCCAACACTCTTTCCTTGATATAGCTGAAAACCTGATTTTTAGATCTCCCAATAACCATAGGTAACCCAAGATACTTGCTCTGGTCCACCTGTTTCATTCCTCCTAGTATTCTGAGGATTTCTGCCTTATTACTCATCTCAGTGTTTTTActgaaaaaaatagaagattTATCTAAATTAATCTTCTGTCCTGAAGCTGCTTCATACATCTCCAAGATTTCCATCACCTGTTTAGACTCTTCTATATTGGCCCTACAGAAGATGAGAGTGTCATCTGCAAAGAACAAATGAGAAATAGCAGGACTGGCTTTGACAATCTTTAGTCCTATCAGACAATGGTTATCCAATGCATGCTTTAACAGACTAGACAGACCTTCAGATACCAATACCAATAAGAACAGGTATGGGGATAGTGGATCCCCTTGCCTTATCCCTCTTGAAGGCCTAACCCAACCTTTCTTTTCACTATTCACATTAAAAGAATACCCAACAGAAGACATACATTTGAAAATTCAGTTTATCCAAGTCTAACAAAATTCCATTTTTTCCATCATCTTAACAACAAAAGGTCACTCAACTCTGTCATAAGTTTTAGCCATATCTAATTTAAGAGTCATAAACTCATTAGATCCTGTTCTTCTGTGATTTAAACAATGAATACTTTCATGAGTAACCACAATATTATCAATGATTTGTCTGTCAGGAATAAAAGCAGACTGATTACTACTAATGCAATGGTGCAGAAAGGATTTTAACCTGTTAACAAGAATCTTAGAGATAATTCTGTACATGACATTACACAAACTAATAGGCCTATATTGAGACACTGAGATAGGAGATTCAACTTTAGGAATTAGAGTGATAATAGTCTCATTAATAG
This portion of the Coffea arabica cultivar ET-39 chromosome 2e, Coffea Arabica ET-39 HiFi, whole genome shotgun sequence genome encodes:
- the LOC113731861 gene encoding glutelin type-A 2; translated protein: MASVNLAPQFTDVTIFEGEGGGYYTWSASLFPLLSEAKLGAGKLVLRPRGFALPHYADCHKIGYFVQGSGRVGIVLPNSPKEVVLAPKKGDAIPVPLGSVSWWYNAGEDNSDVEIVFLGETAQTYTPAQFDYFFLAGVQGVLGGFSTDFITRAFDLTQDESDQLLKSQTGSLIVKLAKNQTLPDPCKDANINMLYNFESAKPSIHVNQGGSLTIATAENFPFLKKVGLSANFAKLDPFSMSTPMYTADASFQLIFITKGSGVVEIAGLNGKNALAAKVQSGQLCVVPKFLPVAKIADEEGLEYFCVVTSLAPYFAELAGETTVWKAMDPSVLQSAFNVDPGLVELFNTKIGKGKLFCSFKEMS
- the LOC113731860 gene encoding probable 3-hydroxyisobutyrate dehydrogenase-like 2, mitochondrial; protein product: MRAPFPTTITPTQTRIGWVGIGVMGSAMASRLLSAGYSVTVYARTPSKAAPLQSKGAHLAPSVADLARASDVVFTMLGHPSDVRQIVLENLVPSLNPNSVIIDHTSSHPTLAKQIYDSALERHCHSVDAPVSGGDIGARDGKLAILAGGDEDVVKWLKPLFDEMGRVTYVGGPGKGQHCKIANQITTGANLLGLSEGLVFAEKAGLDKLKFVEAVRGGAAGSMVMELFGDRMIKKDFKPGGFAEYMVKDLGMGVDVGEEERDEVMVLPGAALTKQLFASMVANGGGKLGTQGLISVIEKINGS